The following proteins come from a genomic window of Metarhizium brunneum chromosome 2, complete sequence:
- the catD gene encoding 3-oxoadipate enol-lactonase 2 produces the protein MSPPGILLVTMTPKPGLSLSQFHEWYNNEHGPTRLRLPKIFPNGLRYKATSDDQPAFMAVYDVTAMNHLETETYTTLRENRSSREANTIGQVDVKRYFYDLLYTKQSPLFTSIETLTDEEAEGIVTVAVSITVSEADGAGHQYQKWFVQEHAELISKVPGWLRSRLFKTSSLEDPGKVVYFCLHDYTKQNGLGGAKHKASMDTPWRTEVFSKYVVSKGRQTWSLFYVFGSGPRDLASLSELPASAAFTSTDGKTTTTPGSDPVISSYVTTKDSLNIPYRLEGNPSPTAPTVAFSNSLLTSLHMWDSFVATLKKNRPDLRILRYDTRGRHAIPQPPVPATLDMITDDFKLILDSLRIPKLHALIGVSLGGATTLNFSIKNPTRVGKFIACDFNATSSPANTQAWKDRVAIAQGDAGQGIKKLAVQTVERWFHPTTMEKKNPAQEMTDMLAGNDVDGFANSCTALWDYDMKPDMKSCSVPGLFVVGETDAKGAVVKAMEGFRGLLGQGDAELRIVPSTGHLPMFEDPDAFYDAVKDYL, from the coding sequence ATGTCTCCTCCCGGTATCTTGCTCGTAACCATGACCCCCAAGCCGGGCCTCTCACTCAGTCAATTCCACGAGTGGTACAATAATGAACACGGTCCGACTCGTCTGCGGCTTCCCAAAATATTTCCCAATGGCCTTCGCTATAAAGCCACTTCTGATGACCAGCCTGCCTTCATGGCAGTATACGATGTCACGGCAATGAACCACCTTGAAACGGAAACTTACACTACCCTGAGAGAAAACCGCTCCAGCCGCGAAGCCAACACTATTGGCCAGGTTGACGTCAAGCGTTACTTTTACGATCTGCTCTACACCAAGCAATCGCCTCTCTTCACATCCATCGAGACTCTGACAgacgaggaggccgagggcatAGTTACCGTGGCCGTGAGTATCACTGTGTCCGAGGCCGACGGAGCAGGACACCAGTATCAGAAGTGGTTTGTCCAAGAGCACGCCGAGTTGATTTCGAAAGTGCCCGGCTGGCTGCGATCGCGGCTGTTCAAGACGTCGAGTCTAGAAGACCCTGGAAAGGTCGTGTATTTCTGTTTACACGACTACACAAAGCAGAACGGCCTGGGAGGCGCGAAGCATAAAGCTTCTATGGATACGCCATGGCGCACAGAGGTGTTCAGCAAATATGTCGTCTCGAAAGGCCGGCAAACGTGGTCTCTGTTCTATGTATTCGGATCTGGCCCTAGAGACCTTGCCTCGTTATCAGAACTGCCCGCCTCTGCGGCCTTTACGTCCACTGACGGGAAAACCACAACCACGCCCGGTTCCGACCCTGTCATATCGTCATACGTCACAACCAAGGACTCCCTGAACATTCCCTACCGCCTCGAAGGCAACCCCTCTCCCACCGCTCCCACCGTCGCGTTCTCAAACTCCCTTCTCACGTCCCTCCACATGTGGGATTCTTTTGTTGCTACCCTCAAAAAGAACCGGCCAGATCTTCGTATTCTCCGCTACGATACCCGCGGACGACACGCCATCCCGCAACCGCCGGTTCCCGCAACACTCGACATGATCACGGACGACTTCAAACTCATTCTAGATTCTCTCCGAATTCCCAAGTTGCATGCCCTGATCGGTGTGTCCCTGGGTGGTGCAACTACTCTTAACTTTTCCATCAAGAACCCCACTCGCGTTGGCAAGTTCATCGCCTGCGACTTCAACGCCACATCCAGCCCGGCCAACACACAAGCATGGAAGGATCGCGTTGCCATCGCGCAAGGCGACGCCGGACAGGGTATCAAGAAACTTGCCGTTCAAACCGTGGAGCGTTGGTTTCACCCTACAACCATGGAGAAAAAGAATCCCGCGCAGGAAATGACAGACATGTTGGCAGGGAATGATGTAGACGGGTTTGCAAACAGCTGCACGGCACTATGGGACTACGACATGAAGCCGGACATGAAGAGCTGCAGTGTACCTGGATTGTTCGTGGTGGGGGAAACTGATGCAAAAGGTGCAGtagtcaaggccatggagggATTCAGGGGGTTGTTGGGCCAGGGCGACGCCGAGTTGAGGATTGTGCCTTCAACGGGACACCTTCCTATGTTTGAGGACCCGGATGCATTCTACGATGCGGTGAAAGATTACCTATGA
- the pyrG_0 gene encoding Orotidine 5'-phosphate decarboxylase, protein MASQSSKTYAQRGHAHQHPVARKLFEIAELKKSNLVVSADLEETESLLQCADDLGPYIAVFKTHIDVVRDFGDATIHGLKTLAKKHNFMIFEDRKLVDIGNTVQKQYHNGALRISEWADIVNLSILSGDGIVDALTQTVTDPGFPFRGERGFLLLAEMTSRGSLATGSYTSQCVRLARRHPESTFGFVATRALTAVQPRDGGPDEDFVVFTTGINLESRGDKLGQQYQTPAEAVGRGADFIIAGRGIYAAGDAVAAAKRYRDEGWKAYLQRVGG, encoded by the exons ATGGCATCGCAGTCGAGCAAAACGTACGCCCAAAGAGGCCACGCGCATCAGCACCCCGTTGCGCGGAAGTTGTTCGAAATCGCCGAGCTCAAGAAATCCAACTTGGTTGTCTCGGCTGATCTCGAGGAAACGGAAAGCTTGCTCCAATGCGCAGATG ATCTAGGCCCGTACATCGCCGTGTTCAAGACGCACATCGATGTCGTGAGAGACTTTGGCGACGCCACGATCCACGGTCTCAagacgctggccaagaagcacaaCTTTATGATATTCGAAGACCGCAAGctcgtcgacattggcaacaCGGTCCAGAAGCAGTACCACAACGGAGCCCTCCGCATTTCCGAGTGGGCCGACATTGTGAACCTCAGCATCCTcagcggcgacggcatcgtcgacgcTCTCACGCAGACCGTCACGGACCCTGGCTTCCCGTTCCGTGGCGAGCGCGGCTTCCTGCTGCTCGCGGAGATGACGTCCAGGGGAAGCCTGGCGACGGGCTCGTACACGAGCCAGTGCGTCCGTCTGGCGCGCCGCCACCCCGAGTCCACGTTTGGCTTCGTGGCCACGCGTGCCCTGACGGCGGTGCAGCCCCGGGATGGCGGGCCCGACGAGGActttgtcgtcttcaccacGGGGATTAATCTGGAGAGTCGTGGGGACAAGCTCGGCCAGCAGTACCAGACTCCCGCGGAGGCGGTTGGCCGGGGCGCCGACTTTATTATTGCTGGGCGTGGCATCTACGCGGCTGGGGATGCGGTTGCCGCGGCCAAGAGGTACAGGGACGAGGGGTGGAAGGCATATCTGCAGCGAGTTGGCggctga